A window of the Oncorhynchus masou masou isolate Uvic2021 chromosome 13, UVic_Omas_1.1, whole genome shotgun sequence genome harbors these coding sequences:
- the LOC135551458 gene encoding uncharacterized protein LOC135551458, with protein MTDHHLKLNLGKTELLFLPGKDCPFHDLAITVDNSIVSSSQSAKNLGVILDNTLSFSTNIMAVARSCRFMLYNIRRVRPCLTQEAAQVLIQALVISRLDYCNSLLAGLPACAIKPLQLIQNAAARLVFNLPKFSHVTPLLRSLHWLPVEARIRYKTMVLAYGAVRGTAPRYLQALIRPYTQARALRSSTSGLLASLPLRKYSSRSAQSKLFAALAPQWWNKLPHDARTAESITTFRRHLKPHLFKEYLG; from the coding sequence atgacggatcaccacctcaagctgaacctcggcaagacggagctgctcttcctcccggggaaggactgcccgttccatgatctcgccatcacggttgacaactccattgtgtcctcctcccagagcgctaagaaccttggcgtgatcctggacaacaccctgtcgttctcaaccaacatcatggcggtggcccgttcctgtaggttcatgctctacaacatccgcagagtacgaccctgcctcacacaggaagcggcgcaggtcctaatccaggcacttgtcatctcccgtctggattactgcaactcgctgttggctgggctccctgcctgtgccattaaacccctacaactcatccagaacgccgcagcccgtctggtgttcaaccttcccaagttctctcacgtcaccccgctcctccgctctctccactggcttccagttgaagctcgcatccgctacaagaccatggtgcttgcctacggagctgtgaggggaacggcaccgcggtacctccaggctctgatcaggccctacacccaagcaagggcactgcgttcatccacctctggcctgctcgcctccctaccattgaggaagtacagttcccgctcagcccagtcaaaactgttcgctgctctggccccccaatggtggaacaaactccctcacgacgccaggacagcggagtcaatcaccaccttccggagacacctgaaaccccacctcttcaaggaatacctaggatag
- the s100s gene encoding S100 calcium binding protein S, with the protein MPDTIMSKEPSSNLENAMQMLIKTFHKYSGKEGDKYTLSRGELRELLTEELGSYLGNARDGEGVEKVMNDLDANSDGEVDFTEFIILMGALTVACNDFFMEYKPEKLVHTPFEKKEATSEKKE; encoded by the exons ATGCCGGACACAAT TATGTCCAAGGAACCCTCTTCCAACCTGGAGAATGCCATGCAGATGCTGATCAAAACCTTCCACAAGTACTCAGGGAAGGAGGGTGACAAGTATACTCTGAGCcggggagagctgagagagctgttAACAGAGGAGCTGGGGAGTTACCTAGGG AACGCCCGGGATGGAGAAGGGGTTGAGAAGGTGATGAACGACCTGGACGCCAACAGCGACGGTGAGGTGGACTTCACAGAGTTCATCATCCTGATGGGGGCCCTGACAGTGGCTTGCAACGACTTCTTCATGGAATACAAGCCCGAGAAACTTGTCCACACACCCTTTGAGAAAAAGGAGGCAACATCGGAGAAGAAAGAGTGA